One Palaemon carinicauda isolate YSFRI2023 chromosome 5, ASM3689809v2, whole genome shotgun sequence DNA window includes the following coding sequences:
- the LOC137640508 gene encoding uncharacterized protein produces the protein MPKMPGFPPFSNPDHFHHDLPLRHPSHIFNEHENPNPSGPSTYRPPPGRPFLHPGNPEGLVEDENSEAPNPTLTEEFPVYEDRTFHDDSRPNSDYPIVASVFDDRPQPDVISGSLISVNDTTDTENDSYVDEVISASAGSHTEEERLETTGKDLEIDPSQLTISDSDSALANEENQQLNGTADEPLLTDYNNDYYDLYDEFMDMYYDADESNQSINSEYNQTSPTTLPITTPLPVSENTAPSTTESSQISSHHTEETSSFTSTTDHSSLPTSTSKIETLTDSSTIESLSSTVQSTSPTTTSTSAATTSTSTTIITTESTTSKLPLVTTTENVPEFTSTSSAPPSSSESPSTAKVNAEEDQTEKAIEDGLSSTGSNRREQTTPKQEEDSAISDKSEPVTTNQQRPGTNKGSSLISLSEILQGIGMSLPQFLVALKGHGMTLKDFTSSLQEKSLTQQQLRGLKVT, from the exons ATGCCGAAAATGCCAGGCTTCCCCCCTTTCAGTAACCCTGATCACTTTCACCATGATCTTCCATTAAGACATCCGAGCCATATATTTAATGAACATGAAAACCCAAATCCATCTGGACCTTCCACATACCGTCCACCTCCAGGAAGACCATTCTTGCATCCAGGAAATCCAGAAGGTCTAGTTGAAGACGAAAATAGTGAAGCACCTAATCCCACACTCACAGAGGAATTCCCAGTTTATGAAGACCGTACTTTCCATGATGATTCACGACCCAATTCTGATTACCCAATTGTAGCCAGCGTTTTTGATGACCGTCCACAACCTGATGTGATATCTGGATCTTTAATTTCAGTCAATGATACAACCGATACAGAAAATGATAGCTATGTAGATGAAGTAATATCAGCCTCAGCAGGTTCACATACTGAAGAGGAGAGACTGGAAACTACTGGAAAGGATTTAGAAATAGATCCATCACAATTAACTATAAGCGACTCAGACAGTGCTTTAGCAAATGAAGAAAACCAACAATTAAATGGTACTGCTGATGAACCATTACTTACTGATTATAACAATGACTATTATGATCTATATGATGAATTTATGGATATGTATTACGATGCTGATGAATCTAACCAATCCATAAACTCGGAATATAATCAAACAAGTCCAACAACACTTCCAATTACTACACCGCTGCCAGTATCAGAAAATACAGCTCCATCAACAACTGAATCAAGTCAGATTTCATCTCATCATACAGAAGAGACCAGCTCTTTTACATCAACAACTGACCATTCCTCACTTCCAACATCAACTTCAAAAATAGAGACTTTGACAGATTCATCTACGATTGAGTCATTAAGTTCAACAGTTCAATCAACATCACCAACTACAACTAGTACTAGTGCTGCAACGACATCTACCTCAACAACTATCATAACAACTGAGAGTACAACATCAAAATTACCACTTGTGACCACTACGGAAAATGTACCAGAATTTACAAGTACTTCAAGTGCACCACCTTCATCAAGTGAATCTCCATCAACGGCTAAAGTGAATGCAGAAGAGGATCAGACAGAAAAAGCAATTGAAGATGGATTATCAAGCACTGGTTCTAACAGAAGAGAACAAACAACacctaaacaagaggaagatagtgCTATCAGTGATAAAAGTGAACCAGTGACAACCAATCAACAGAGACCAG GCACCAATAAGGGATCCTCCCTTATCAGTCTGTCTGAGATCCTGCAAGGGATTGGCATGTCTCTTCCCCAATTCTTGGTTGCCTTGAAAGGGCATGGAATGACACTTAAAGATTTTACATCCAGCCTCCAAGAAAAGAGCCTTACTCAACAACAGTTACGAGGGCTAAAGGTGACCTAG